In one window of Juglans regia cultivar Chandler chromosome 3, Walnut 2.0, whole genome shotgun sequence DNA:
- the LOC109008102 gene encoding uncharacterized protein LOC109008102, whose translation MGRGRGKGKKQTSIATREDPESGEEGKIPAFRRRGRPQKPFKDEEEEEEEVVDNAEKTKEDGEDAKGNISRKDVKNQATVENGRKRKRSAQVNENIDSVGVENGVGTKSSPDDSLKSVGFRQNGSRRKNKPRRAAEAGFECK comes from the coding sequence ATGGGTAGAGGTAGAGGAAAAGGGAAGAAGCAAACTTCTATTGCCACTCGTGAGGATCCTGAGAGTGGTGAAGAGGGAAAAATTCCAGCATTCAGGAGAAGAGGAAGGCCTCAAAAACCATTtaaggatgaagaagaagaagaagaagaagtagtaGATAACGCTGAAAAGACAAAGGAAGATGGTGAGGATGCTAAAGGTAATATTTCTAGAAAAGATGTGAAAAACCAGGCTACCGTAGAGAACGGTCGGAAGAGGAAGAGATCTGCCCAGGTCAATGAAAATATAGATTCAGTTGGAGTGGAGAATGGCGTTGGAACAAAATCAAGCCCTGACGATTCGCTGAAGTCCGTCGGATTTCGACAAAATGGCAGTAGGAGAAAAAACAAGCCTCGACGGGCTGCTGAAGCTGGTTTTGAGTGCAAGTGA